The Aestuariibaculum lutulentum genome segment AATTTTAATTTTGGTGACTAACTCAAAGTAATCAAATGATTGTGGACTGCCCTAAATGTATGTTGGTAAAGTTTAGATTGGTTTCATCAGGATTATTAATAAAATCCTCGATGAAGTCTCCTACCTTAGTTGTGGTTATATGATCGTATTTCGTGTTTAAATCGGGCGTTGTAATGTGTAGTTTAATAGATTTGTCTACACCTTCACGAACCAATGCTGCTTCATCATCTAGTCCAAAATGTTCTAGCAACATGGCTGCCGATAAAATAGAGGCAATAGGATTAGCAATGCCTTTATTAGCACCTTTTGTATACGCACCGTGAATTGGTTCAAACATGGCATGTTTATCTCCAATGGAGGCTGAAGCTAATAATCCTATTGATCCCACGATAACGCTGGCTTCTTCCGATAAAATATCGCCAAACATGTTTTCGGTTAAAATAACATCAAACTGTCTTGGGTTGATAATAAGCTCCATGGCGGCATTATCAATAAAAAGATAGTCTACGGTTACATCTGGGTATTGTGGGGCTAGCTCTTGTACTATTCTACGCCATAAACGCGAACTTTCCAACACATTGGCTTTGTCAACCAATGCTAATTTACGTTTTCTGGACTGTGCGGCTTTAAAGGCTAAATGCGTTATACGCTCAACTTCAAAGCGGTTGTATTCGCAAATGTCCGAGGCTTTGTTTCCATCATCACTTAAAAACTTTTCACCAAAATAAATGCCACCGGTAAGCTCGCGGTAAATAAGAATATTGGTATCCTTAATTTGCCTTTTCTTAAGCGACGATTTATTTAATAATTCTTCGTAAGCAATCACGGGTCTGATATTGGTATATAAACCTAACGATTTTCGTAATCCTAAAAGACCTTGCTCGGGTCTTACTTTAGCATTAGGGTCTAAATCGTAAGATGTGTTTCCAATAGCGCCGAATAAAACGGCGTCTGCGTTCTCACATAGATCTAAGGTTTCTTCTGGTAGTGGGATGCCGGTTTTTTGCATGGCAGTTGCACCGACCAAACCTTCGGTAAAATTAAATACATGGTTAAATTCCATAGCAATAGCTTTCAAGACCTTTACGGCTTGAGCTGTAACTTCCGGACCGGCACCATCACCAGGTAAAACAGCTATATTTAATTTCATAAGCTACGTGTTTTTAAGCAGAGACAATCTCTTTGTATAATCTGCTGTGTTCTATAATATAGTGGATGTCATCATCTTCAACTTCTTTTTTCTTATCTGCAAAATCTAAAAAGTTCTGATAGATTTCATCTAATTGAAGCTTTGTTAATTCGTATCCAACATTTTTTGCTCTATAGGCTAAAGCTGCTCTACCACTTCTTGCAGTAAGAACGATAGCCGATTCTGTAACTCCTACATCTTTAGGGTCTATAATTTCGTAAGTTTCACGATTTTTAATCACACCATCCTGGTGAATACCTGAACTGTGAGCAAAGGCATTTGCACCTACAATAGCTTTGTTTGGCTGCGTGTAAATACCCATATTATCTGAAACTAAATGGCTTAAACCGTATAGCATTTCGGTTTTAATATTCGTATCAAGGTTTAAATAAGGATGTTGCTTTAATATCATAACAACTTCTTCTAAAGCTGTATTTCCAGCACGCTCACCAATACCATTAATAGTACATTCAATTTGTCTTGCACCGTTTATAACACCTTCAATAGAGTTAGCTGTTGCTAAGCCTAAATCGTTGTGGCAGTGACAAGATAAAATGGCTTTATCGATACCTTTTACGTTTTCTTTTAAATATTTAATTTTTGCACCATACTCGCTTGGTAAACAATATCCTGTTGTATCTGGAATATTTAAAACCGTAGCACCTGCTTTTATCACTTCCTCACACACACGTGCTAAGTAAGCGTTGTCTGTTCTCCCTGCATCTTCAGCGTAAAACTCAACATCTTCAACAAAAGATTTAGCATATTTAACGGCTTTAACAGCGCGTTCTATAATATCATCTTGATTCGATTTAAATTTAAATTTAATATGTGAATCAGAAGTTCCGATACCAGTATGAATTCTAGGTTTTTTAGCATATTTTAGCGCATCGGCCGCTACTTTAATATCGTTTTCAACCGAGCGTGTTAAACCACAAACTGTAGCGTTTTTTACAATTTTAGAAATGGCTTCTACCGATTTGAAATCGCCAGGGCTTGATACAGGAAAACCAGCCTCAATAATATCAACACCTAAATTATCGAGCTGTTCAGCTATGATTAATTTTTGTTCGGTATTTAATTTGCAGCCTGGGACTTGCTCTCCATCGCGAAGCGTTGTGTCAAAAATTTGGACGTTCGTATTAGTCATTTAGTAAAATAAATTTTCATTTTGATTTACGAATGTATACTTTGGTTTTGTAAATGGATAATTGGTCGATTTTTTTTTACGATGTTTAACTGTGTAGCTGTTTAGTTAAAATATTGTAAATCAGTATTTTAAAACTGTTTTTAGAACTATGACAAAAGAACAAAAAGATAATTTGTTTGTATTGGTAAAATCGCTTTCAAAGTCAGAAAAGCGCCAGTTTAAGCTCTATGTAGGGAGGTTAGGTGTGAATGAAGATTCAAAATTTTTAACTCTTTTTAATATTCTTGAAAAGTTACCGGCTTACGACGAAGCAACCATCTTAAAAAAGGGAGTTGTAAAAAAAGAACAGTTATCTAATTTAAAGGCCCATTTATATAAGCAGATTCTTATAAGTCTTCGTTTAAACCCGTCGCATCAAACCATTAGAATTCAAATTCGGGAACAGTTAGATTTTGCAACCATACTCTATCATAAAGGACTTTATAAACAAAGTTTGAAAATATTAGATAAGGCCAAGAATCTGGCGATTGCAAATGAGGAAAAGAATGTGGCTTACGAAATTGTAGAGTTTGAGAAAATCATTGAGTCACAATACATCACTCGAAGTTTAAATAACCGAGCCGACGAGTTGGCCATTCAGGCGAAGGAATTAAGTCAGCAAAATGTTATTGCTAGTAAACTTTCAAATCTTTCACTTCAGTTGTATGGGCAATTTCTAAAAACTGGTTATGTAAAAAATGCCAAGGAAAGCACGCGTATTATTAAATATTATAATGCCCGCATGCCTAAGTATGATATTAATAAACTTGGGTTTAGAGAAAAACTTTGGTTATATAAAGCAAACCTTTGGTATAGTTTTTTAACCTTAGATTTTTTGGCGAGTTATAAATACGCGACTAAGTGGGTCGATTTGTTTTATGAGAACAGGGATATGATGATTTTAAATCCGGTGTTCTTCTTACGCGGAAATCATTATTTGTTAGAAGCTTTGTTTTACCTGAGACATTATGAGAAGTTTAAAGAAACACTTATTCGTTTAGAGAATGTCACTCAGGAAAAGTGGTTTACGAGAGATGATAACGTTGATGGGTTAACCTTCCTATATATCTATAACAATAAATTTAATCTTCATTTTATTGAAGGGACTTTTAAAGAAGGTTTGCCTTTGGTTGAAGAAGTTTTGGAAAAACTTAAAGATTTTAGAGATCGTATTGATGAGCATCACGTTATGGTATTCTATTATAAGATAGCCAGTATGTATTTTGGTGCCGGAGAAACCAAAAAGTGTATTTACTATTTGGAGAAAATCATAAGTAATAAATCCCTTCAAATGCGTGAAGATTTATTGTGTTTTTCAAGAATTTTGAATTTGGTCGCACATTACGAAGCCGGAATGGATTATAATCTCGACACCCTAATAAGAAGTACCTATAAATTCCTTATTAAAATGGAAGATTTGTATGAAGTTCAAAAGGAGTTCATTAAATTTTTACGTGGTTTAGGCGATATTTATCCGCATGAAGTGAAGAACGAATTTATCAAACTTCATAAAAAACTGAAACAGTATGAAAACGATCCTCACCAAAGTCGGGCGTTTTTATATTTAGATATTATTTCCTGGCTGGAATCTAAAATTCAAAACCGACCAATCGATTTAGTCATTAAGAATAAGTTTTACGAGATGCGTTTTAATCGTAAAGAGGGTTAGTTTTAAGTGTAAATTGAAAATTTTTGAAAAATTTATATAAAAAAATTAGGTTTTTTACTTTTTCTAATTGAATATTTGCATTCACAAAGTTCAAACACTTATTGAAATGTTATCAAGAAAGGTGGAGGGATTAGACCCTTTGAAGCCTTAGCAACCCTTTACCTGTAAAGAAGGTGCTAAATTCTACCCAGTTCTATACTTACTTATTAGGACCTTATGGATAGATAACGAAGCGTATTACCGTTGGTAAACATCAATTCTTTATAACATTTTTTAAGCACATTACTAAGTAATGATGTTTTGGGCTTTTTTGTC includes the following:
- the leuB gene encoding 3-isopropylmalate dehydrogenase, coding for MKLNIAVLPGDGAGPEVTAQAVKVLKAIAMEFNHVFNFTEGLVGATAMQKTGIPLPEETLDLCENADAVLFGAIGNTSYDLDPNAKVRPEQGLLGLRKSLGLYTNIRPVIAYEELLNKSSLKKRQIKDTNILIYRELTGGIYFGEKFLSDDGNKASDICEYNRFEVERITHLAFKAAQSRKRKLALVDKANVLESSRLWRRIVQELAPQYPDVTVDYLFIDNAAMELIINPRQFDVILTENMFGDILSEEASVIVGSIGLLASASIGDKHAMFEPIHGAYTKGANKGIANPIASILSAAMLLEHFGLDDEAALVREGVDKSIKLHITTPDLNTKYDHITTTKVGDFIEDFINNPDETNLNFTNIHLGQSTII
- a CDS encoding 2-isopropylmalate synthase — translated: MTNTNVQIFDTTLRDGEQVPGCKLNTEQKLIIAEQLDNLGVDIIEAGFPVSSPGDFKSVEAISKIVKNATVCGLTRSVENDIKVAADALKYAKKPRIHTGIGTSDSHIKFKFKSNQDDIIERAVKAVKYAKSFVEDVEFYAEDAGRTDNAYLARVCEEVIKAGATVLNIPDTTGYCLPSEYGAKIKYLKENVKGIDKAILSCHCHNDLGLATANSIEGVINGARQIECTINGIGERAGNTALEEVVMILKQHPYLNLDTNIKTEMLYGLSHLVSDNMGIYTQPNKAIVGANAFAHSSGIHQDGVIKNRETYEIIDPKDVGVTESAIVLTARSGRAALAYRAKNVGYELTKLQLDEIYQNFLDFADKKKEVEDDDIHYIIEHSRLYKEIVSA